AGGTGGATGAGGATTCTATAGATCATGGGTATGGGATACCAACGATTAAGAgtttttgctttaaaaaaaaaaaaggtacgtACTAACTGAGAGTGGAATTTATCCTGACTTTCAAGTAGTGCTACATTGAGGGATGAACCCCTAATCAGTACTTTCCAGTACTATGCCGATTTCCCTTTCCAATTTCAAGTGGGTTTGAACTCTTTGCAAGGCAAATGGGCCAAGTGTGTGACACGAGTGTTCTGTTTTCCAATAGGCAGAATGCTGTTATGGAATCTGCTATTTTAGGAATAGAGTAAGCTTTGTGTCCTAACCGGGATATCGTGGGGCGATAAGGGGTGCTTTATCTAAACTAGGCAGGAGAAATTGGCTAACTTTCCTACTCGTACTCACAACCGCTGTAAGCGGAAAGAGCCCTCGTAAGGCCGCTCTCTAGTTTTGCCCTCGTAAGGCCTCTCTCTAgttttaggcttttttttttttttttttggccaatcGTCATTCTGCTAATCTTTCTTGCTTTCCAAACCTAAGCAGGGGAACTATATTTTGGCCACTAAATTTGACACATCTAATTAAGTCAAAGAAGAAAGCAGTTGGATGAAACCTTGCAAATTATGCTAAGGTCATTACTGAAGTACTCCTATGTTGAGTAACGTGATCCTTCAAGAGGATCCTTTTTTGTCATTATAACCTTATAAATTTGTAGGAAACACCAACTGATCAGTAATCAAATTCTATTGGTAACAGGGGAGGGAAGTTTTACAGCTTCTTTctcaaaaaaagaaggaagaattgaaaaatataaatatcaaaaacccaaaaaaaattcattatattGCAGTACAACTTGATTACAAGacacaacaaaaaatatttccaaccTGTTCTCCAATGTATACACACACCAAAAAAATGTTCATAAACTACTAGTACATCTCAAAATGCCAAAAGGGAGTGAGGGGGAATCAATTCAGTACAACTTCAAGGCAATTGCTCCACAGGCTGCTAGAACAACAAATACTGAAAGTCTCCCTGAATCCGTGGCAGAGGAAGGAGTCAAATCAGGCCTGAATCCTGAACTTGTATCAGGATTTCCAGAGCCGCCATCTGATAAAGATGGCGGTGAAAATCCATTGTATGGATTTCCTAAGCCGCCGCCATTTGGTGGAGATGGTGTTGTATCACCCACTGGTCCTGAAGGAGGATCGAATGGTTCAGGAACATCATCACCTGCCATTAATTTACATGAACCAAATTAACAAATCCTATCATACTTAAGCCAAATTAGACATTTAGACCTTATAGAATTCATCAAGTTTAATAAAATTCGCGAGAAATGTTGAATTTTACCTTCAGGGCTAGGAGCTGCAGGTGATCTAGGATTCGGAAATCTTGGAGATCCTGATGGTACTAAGGCAGCTGGACCTGTCACacgtaactttttttttttaaggaaatgattttatttttttcccgtCTACTATCTGGAAAAATATGTGTAAGATTGGATAAATTGAGTTGTTTTGGTACCTGGAGCTGGAAGAGGGTTAGAAGAAGCTGCCATTTTGAAAATGGAAAACAGAATTAGTCACCAAATCAATAGCTCAACATTCAATTACTAGCTGGGGCAAAGATAAACATCAGACATATGCCAGAAATTCAACTCTGCCAACTAACAATAAAACCACCACTTTAAGCTTTAATATACATCTTAGTTCAACAACAAGCAAATTTGGCTACCAAATGACACTTATACCCTCATAAGTCGTAACACCTAAAGAAATGTACGCTCCACATAAAATTCTCGTGTAGTGGTAAAGGGGGTGCAAAAGTTGCTTTTATTCACAAGTTTGAATGCTAA
This portion of the Lycium ferocissimum isolate CSIRO_LF1 chromosome 1, AGI_CSIRO_Lferr_CH_V1, whole genome shotgun sequence genome encodes:
- the LOC132068504 gene encoding non-specific lipid transfer protein GPI-anchored 21-like yields the protein MEGYKFLKDFRRFVVPFLAIVLMFFSIQVRGQINTACSAAMLRSFNPCINFISSGGSGSPTSACCQSLKELTASGKDCLCLIVTGNVPFKVPNRNVVISLPKACNNGGVPVECKASSNPLPAPGPAALVPSGSPRFPNPRSPAAPSPEGDDVPEPFDPPSGPVGDTTPSPPNGGGLGNPYNGFSPPSLSDGGSGNPDTSSGFRPDLTPSSATDSGRLSVFVVLAACGAIALKLY